From the Paenibacillus sp. FSL H8-0548 genome, one window contains:
- a CDS encoding carbohydrate ABC transporter permease gives MGAITAKTNREAQRGNKKKAAAAPALKVILHLILWAVALLQIFPLIWLINYSFLKSGDFFGSGILKWPKSFEWNNYVNAFTYGSVPRFLLNSLMITTVTIVVAAFLALMLGYAFTRMEWKLRGPAMAFIMLGMIVPIHATLLPNFILFDKLNLIDNPLSLILPYIAFSLPISLLIISGFLETIPKSIEESAVMDGCSVFGVIFRIIMPMTKPAIATVCIMNFISWWNEFIMANTFLTSETFKTLPFSIMKFTGQYSSNYGAQFAVMTIIALPTVIIYLLFTEQMSRGITAGAVKG, from the coding sequence GTGGGAGCCATTACAGCTAAGACCAATCGCGAGGCGCAAAGGGGGAATAAGAAGAAGGCTGCGGCAGCGCCCGCGTTAAAGGTCATTCTTCATTTGATCCTCTGGGCAGTAGCACTGCTTCAAATTTTTCCGCTTATTTGGCTCATTAATTATTCGTTTCTGAAGAGCGGAGATTTTTTTGGCAGCGGTATTTTGAAATGGCCTAAATCATTTGAATGGAATAACTATGTGAATGCATTCACATATGGGAGCGTTCCGCGCTTCTTATTGAACAGCTTAATGATTACAACTGTAACGATTGTAGTGGCCGCCTTTTTGGCGCTAATGCTGGGCTACGCATTTACAAGAATGGAGTGGAAGCTGCGCGGTCCCGCCATGGCGTTTATTATGCTTGGGATGATTGTGCCGATTCATGCGACACTGCTGCCGAACTTTATTTTGTTCGACAAGCTGAATCTCATTGATAATCCGCTATCGTTGATTCTTCCCTACATTGCGTTCTCGCTGCCCATCAGTCTGCTTATTATCTCGGGCTTTCTAGAGACGATTCCAAAAAGCATTGAGGAATCGGCGGTCATGGACGGCTGCTCTGTCTTTGGCGTCATTTTCCGCATCATTATGCCGATGACGAAGCCCGCCATCGCAACGGTATGCATTATGAATTTTATTAGCTGGTGGAATGAATTTATTATGGCGAATACGTTTCTGACATCCGAGACGTTCAAGACGCTGCCCTTTTCTATTATGAAATTTACAGGGCAATATTCTTCTAATTATGGCGCTCAGTTCGCAGTCATGACGATCATCGCT